The following coding sequences are from one Pelagovum sp. HNIBRBA483 window:
- a CDS encoding mandelate racemase/muconate lactonizing enzyme family protein — translation MKITRLSLWHVPLTSHTAYYMAEGKTCDTVESVVIAVDTDTGLRGWGEVCPIPHYLPAYARGVAPALQELAPVILGADPVGPEALITRCAAYLPDHRYAMSALDIALWDITGQVAGLPLHALLGGKRQADMPLYHSITCVAPDEMARIARDAQAQGITQFQVKLGASGDWQTDVERLTKVRAAVGDGPLVYGDWNCGATTLDAIRVGRAVAHLDVMLEQPCNTLEECAQVKVATGLPMKLDERAHDTASLLQAHQLGLMDAVALKLSKFGGLSATRRARDLTLHLGAKMCIECTWGSDIVTAAALHLGAATEPARVLNVCDLSHYVGPRLAPDAPSRAKGRIAPPKGAGLGITVDAAALGTPDLILD, via the coding sequence ATGAAGATCACGCGGCTTTCGCTCTGGCATGTGCCTTTGACGAGCCACACGGCCTATTACATGGCCGAGGGCAAAACCTGCGATACCGTCGAGAGTGTGGTGATCGCTGTCGATACCGATACTGGCCTGCGCGGTTGGGGAGAGGTCTGCCCGATCCCGCATTACCTGCCCGCCTATGCGCGGGGCGTGGCCCCTGCCCTGCAAGAACTGGCGCCGGTGATCCTTGGCGCTGATCCCGTTGGGCCGGAGGCGCTCATCACGCGCTGCGCGGCCTATTTGCCCGATCACCGCTATGCGATGTCGGCGCTCGATATCGCGCTGTGGGACATCACTGGTCAGGTGGCGGGCCTGCCGCTTCACGCGCTGTTGGGCGGGAAGCGGCAGGCGGATATGCCGCTTTATCATTCGATCACCTGTGTTGCGCCGGACGAAATGGCCCGCATCGCCCGAGACGCGCAAGCGCAAGGGATCACCCAGTTTCAGGTGAAACTTGGCGCATCGGGCGACTGGCAAACCGACGTGGAGCGGCTGACCAAGGTACGCGCGGCGGTGGGTGACGGGCCGCTTGTTTATGGCGACTGGAACTGTGGCGCGACGACACTGGACGCGATCCGCGTGGGGCGCGCCGTGGCGCATCTGGACGTGATGCTGGAGCAACCCTGCAACACGTTGGAGGAATGCGCGCAGGTGAAGGTGGCAACGGGACTGCCAATGAAGCTCGACGAGCGCGCGCATGACACCGCGAGCCTTTTGCAAGCGCATCAATTGGGGTTGATGGATGCGGTGGCCCTGAAACTGTCGAAATTTGGCGGGCTATCGGCGACACGCCGCGCGCGCGACCTGACCCTGCATCTGGGCGCAAAGATGTGCATCGAATGCACTTGGGGGTCGGATATCGTTACCGCTGCCGCGCTGCATCTGGGTGCTGCGACCGAACCGGCGCGGGTGCTGAACGTGTGTGACCTGTCGCATTATGTTGGGCCGCGCCTCGCGCCAGACGCCCCGAGCCGCGCCAAGGGGCGGATCGCACCGCCCAAGGGGGCGGGGCTTGGCATCACCGTTGACGCTGCCGCACTCGGCACTCCTGACCTCATAC
- a CDS encoding FAD-dependent oxidoreductase codes for MQDSNFPTQARVVIVGGGVMGVGLAYHLGHEGWGADTVLLEKAELTSGSTWHAAGQITHSTSSFSLGKCVDYNIGLYSGKLEAETGQAVTWHGCGSFRLAYTEDEMDWLRHTLSVGRSLGFNIELVGPEQVAELHPFYNLDGVLGALHTPDDGHVDPTNVTMAMAAGARAKGVRIFRRCRATHITQADNGEWIVETEKGTIRCEHVVNAGGTYARQMGEWSGLQLPMTSMTHHYFVTDEVPEFRDLEKELPVIRDDRKVSGYIRMEQKKGLIGIYEKTNPNSVWIDHCPWEAENELFDADYDRVMPWLEESLNRMPIFAELGITRDVHGAISHPPDGNPLIGPAPGVRNYWCCCGTQIGIGWGPGLTRELARWMVHGAADISMRDYDPRRFGSYATKEWQVVKAQEDYCLRHEIPFPHFNRLAGRPIKPSPLYELLKAKGAVYEEVYGFERPRWFARDGVAQEDHYSFRRTETDRMVGAEVKAVRERVGIMDVTAFTKVMVEGPDAYALLDRLTANRMPQKNGSITLTHMLNRRGRIELETTIVRMAEDRYYLVCAAFFEQRLLDHLAAQRAGEDVTVTALSEAWGALSLNGPRTRDVLAACTDARLDNAAFRWLSAQEIAIAGHTIWAFRMSYAGELGWELHMPADAMLDVYQALWAAGEAHGIADYGSFAMNVMRMEKGFKGAGELTNEVTLAEADVLRFAREDKDYLGRDKTLNTDLPWVCAYLEIAPDGVRDGHGGEAVLLEGNVVGSTASVAYGHTVGKILAFAYLKPHAAKAGTALEVVIHGQPRSARVLGEPAYDPQSLKPRADAVVEAAE; via the coding sequence ATGCAGGATTCCAACTTCCCTACTCAGGCCCGTGTCGTCATCGTGGGAGGCGGGGTGATGGGGGTCGGGTTGGCCTATCACCTCGGCCACGAGGGCTGGGGCGCGGACACGGTGCTCCTTGAAAAAGCGGAACTGACCAGTGGCAGCACATGGCATGCGGCGGGGCAGATCACGCATTCAACATCGAGCTTCAGCCTCGGAAAATGCGTCGATTACAATATCGGGTTGTATTCCGGCAAGTTGGAGGCGGAGACGGGACAGGCGGTCACTTGGCATGGCTGCGGGTCGTTCCGGCTGGCCTATACCGAGGACGAGATGGACTGGCTGCGGCACACGCTCTCGGTCGGGCGGAGCCTTGGATTCAATATCGAATTGGTGGGGCCGGAACAGGTGGCGGAGTTGCATCCGTTCTACAATCTCGACGGTGTTTTGGGGGCGTTGCACACGCCGGATGATGGCCATGTGGACCCGACGAACGTCACTATGGCGATGGCCGCAGGAGCGCGGGCGAAGGGGGTGCGGATTTTCCGCCGCTGCCGCGCGACGCACATCACCCAAGCCGACAATGGTGAATGGATCGTGGAGACGGAAAAAGGCACGATCCGCTGTGAGCATGTCGTCAACGCAGGCGGCACCTATGCGCGGCAGATGGGGGAATGGTCTGGGCTGCAACTGCCGATGACCTCGATGACGCATCACTACTTCGTCACCGACGAAGTGCCGGAGTTCCGCGATCTGGAGAAGGAACTGCCGGTGATCCGCGATGACCGGAAGGTTTCCGGCTACATCCGCATGGAGCAGAAAAAGGGGCTGATCGGCATTTACGAAAAGACCAACCCGAACAGCGTGTGGATCGACCATTGCCCGTGGGAGGCCGAGAACGAGCTGTTTGACGCGGATTATGACCGTGTGATGCCGTGGCTGGAGGAAAGCCTGAACCGGATGCCGATCTTCGCCGAACTGGGAATCACCCGCGATGTGCATGGCGCGATCAGCCATCCGCCGGATGGCAACCCGCTGATCGGCCCTGCCCCGGGCGTGCGGAATTACTGGTGTTGCTGCGGCACGCAAATTGGCATTGGCTGGGGGCCGGGACTAACGCGCGAATTGGCCCGCTGGATGGTGCATGGGGCGGCGGATATTTCGATGCGGGATTATGACCCGCGCCGCTTTGGCAGCTATGCAACGAAAGAGTGGCAGGTGGTGAAAGCGCAGGAGGATTACTGCCTTCGCCATGAGATCCCCTTCCCGCATTTCAACCGGCTGGCAGGCCGCCCGATCAAACCATCGCCGCTGTATGAGCTACTTAAGGCGAAAGGCGCGGTTTACGAGGAGGTTTACGGCTTCGAGCGGCCGCGCTGGTTTGCCCGCGACGGGGTGGCGCAGGAGGATCACTACAGCTTCCGCCGCACGGAGACAGACCGGATGGTCGGCGCTGAGGTGAAGGCGGTGCGCGAGCGGGTGGGCATCATGGATGTGACCGCGTTCACCAAGGTGATGGTCGAGGGACCGGATGCCTATGCCCTGCTTGACCGGCTGACAGCGAACCGGATGCCACAGAAAAACGGCTCCATCACGTTGACTCATATGCTGAACCGCCGTGGGCGGATCGAGTTGGAAACCACCATTGTGCGGATGGCGGAGGATCGCTATTACCTTGTTTGCGCGGCTTTCTTCGAGCAGCGCTTGTTGGATCATCTGGCAGCGCAGCGCGCGGGCGAGGATGTGACCGTGACCGCGCTGTCGGAGGCGTGGGGCGCTCTGTCTCTGAACGGGCCGCGGACGCGAGATGTGCTCGCGGCATGCACCGATGCGCGGCTGGATAATGCGGCGTTTCGCTGGCTTTCGGCGCAGGAGATCGCCATCGCGGGGCATACGATCTGGGCCTTCCGTATGTCCTATGCGGGCGAGCTGGGCTGGGAACTGCACATGCCAGCTGATGCGATGCTGGACGTCTATCAAGCGCTTTGGGCGGCCGGAGAAGCGCATGGCATTGCCGATTACGGCAGCTTTGCGATGAACGTGATGCGGATGGAAAAGGGCTTCAAAGGGGCGGGCGAGTTGACCAATGAGGTCACGCTGGCGGAAGCGGATGTGCTGCGCTTTGCGCGGGAGGATAAGGACTATCTTGGCCGCGACAAAACTCTGAACACCGATTTGCCTTGGGTCTGCGCCTATCTGGAGATTGCGCCCGACGGGGTGCGCGACGGGCATGGCGGTGAGGCGGTGCTGTTAGAGGGCAATGTCGTCGGCTCTACCGCGTCGGTTGCCTATGGGCACACGGTCGGCAAGATCCTCGCCTTTGCCTATCTCAAGCCGCATGCCGCCAAAGCTGGCACGGCGTTGGAGGTGGTGATCCACGGCCAGCCGCGCAGCGCACGGGTGCTGGGCGAACCGGCCTATGACCCGCAAAGCCTGAAGCCACGCGCGGATGCGGTCGTGGAGGCGGCGGAATGA
- a CDS encoding MurR/RpiR family transcriptional regulator has protein sequence MNQTNVSQTVLDRLAGEWDSLTPEAQKAARYVLENPADVGVSTVREIAEAANVKPNTFVRMARQVGFDGYEDFRAPFREAIRQGGVSFPDRARWLQGISRSGELGGLYADMIGSAVRNIEETFATISADDLKAAAEAIWSSRQVFTLGVGVNNANARNFTYLASTGMTQFHAIPRPGSTAVDDLAWADGRDVLIAMTCKPYRTEVIEAVQIAREQGVTVIGISDSPASPIILAAQHGFTVAVDTPQFFPSSVSTIALLETLLSFVISVASDEIVERVEKFHLRRHQLGIYQEDR, from the coding sequence ATGAATCAAACAAATGTATCACAAACTGTTCTCGACCGACTCGCTGGCGAGTGGGACAGCCTCACCCCCGAGGCGCAAAAGGCCGCGCGCTATGTGCTGGAAAATCCGGCAGATGTCGGCGTCTCCACCGTGCGCGAGATCGCGGAAGCGGCCAACGTCAAGCCAAACACCTTTGTCCGTATGGCGCGGCAGGTGGGGTTCGATGGCTACGAGGATTTCCGCGCCCCGTTCCGCGAGGCCATCCGGCAGGGCGGCGTCAGCTTTCCTGACCGCGCCCGCTGGCTACAAGGGATCAGCCGCTCCGGCGAGCTGGGCGGGCTTTATGCCGATATGATCGGCAGCGCCGTCCGCAATATCGAGGAAACCTTCGCCACCATCTCGGCAGATGATCTCAAAGCAGCGGCCGAGGCGATCTGGTCCTCGCGGCAGGTGTTCACCCTCGGTGTGGGGGTGAACAACGCCAATGCGCGCAACTTCACCTATCTCGCCTCCACCGGCATGACCCAGTTCCACGCCATCCCCCGCCCCGGGTCCACGGCGGTCGATGATCTCGCATGGGCCGACGGGCGCGATGTGCTCATCGCCATGACCTGCAAGCCCTACCGCACCGAGGTGATCGAAGCGGTGCAAATCGCCCGCGAGCAGGGCGTCACCGTCATCGGCATCTCCGACAGCCCCGCCAGCCCGATCATTCTGGCCGCGCAACATGGCTTCACAGTTGCCGTCGATACACCGCAGTTTTTCCCGTCTTCCGTGTCCACGATTGCGCTTCTCGAAACGCTCCTGAGCTTCGTGATCTCGGTTGCCAGCGATGAAATCGTCGAACGGGTCGAAAAATTCCATCTCCGTCGCCACCAGTTGGGCATTTATCAAGAGGATCGCTGA